In the Quercus lobata isolate SW786 chromosome 5, ValleyOak3.0 Primary Assembly, whole genome shotgun sequence genome, one interval contains:
- the LOC115991817 gene encoding boron transporter 4-like isoform X2: protein MENLRAPFRGIGNDVRGRLQCYKQDWTSGLRSGIGILAPTTYIFFASALPVIAFGEQLSRDTDGSLSTVETLASTAICGIIHAILGGQPLLILGIAEPTVIMYTYLYNFAKGREDLGRGLFLAWAGWVCVWTALLLFLLAIFNACTVINKFTRIAGELFGMLIAVLFIQEAIKGMASEFEVSKAEDPKSVKYQFQWLYINGLLGIIFTFGLLYTALKSRKARSWWYGTGWFRSFIADYGVPLMVLVWTALSFGVPGKVPSGVPRRLYSPLAWESTSLHHWTVVKMAQQKEFNLKNPSAYHYDILLLAFMTLLCGLLGLPPSNGVLPQSPMHTKSLAVLERQLMRRKMVESAKESIRQNASNSEVYGKMQSVFIEMDNSQVILPPITSVVQELEDLKEVVMKGENAKDTFDPEKHIDAHLPVRVNEQRVSNLLQSLMVAASVFAMPAIKKIPTSVLWGYFAFMAIDSLPGNQFWERMLLLFISPGRRYKVLEGVHASFVESVPFKYIAMFTIFQFVYFLVCFGITWIPIAGILFPLPFFLLISIRQHILPKLFAKHHLQELDAAEYEEVTGAPRVSISLSFNERDAPHIGNGDRGVEMCDAEILDELTTSRGELKVRTVSFSEEKRDQVYPEDKQLE, encoded by the exons ATGGAGAACTTGAGAGCTCCCTTCAGGGGTATTGGAAATGACGTCAGAGGAAGATTACAGTGTTACAAACAAGATTGGACAAGCGGTCTTCGTTCTGGAATTGG GATATTGGCCCCAACCACCTACATCTTCTTTGCTTCTGCTCTTCCTGTCATTGCCTTTGGTGAGCAACTAAGCAGAGATACAG ATGGTAGCTTGAGCACCGTTGAAACTTTAGCTTCTACTGCTATTTGTGGTATCATACATGCGATTCTTGGAGGACAACCTCTTTTAATATTGGGAATTGCAGAACCAACTGTTATTATGTACACATATTTGTACAACTTTGCTAAAGGAAGGGAGGATTTGGGACGCGGACTCTTCTTGGCTTGGGCTGGATG GGTTTGTGTCTGGACAGCTCTCTTGCTGTTTCTTCTTGCAATATTCAATGCTTGCACAGTCATCAATAAATTTACAAGGATTGCAGGCGAACTGTTTGGCATGCTGATTGCTGTTCTCTTTATACAAGAGGCTATCAAG GGAATGGCAAGTGAGTTTGAAGTTTCCAAAGCTGAGGACCCAAAGTCAGTGAAGTATCAATTTCAGTGGCTTTACATAAATGGATTACTGGGAATCATATTTACTTTTGGCCTTCTCTACACTGCTTTAAAGAGCAGAAAAGCGAGGTCATGGTGGTATGGCACAG GGTGGTTTAGAAGCTTCATTGCAGACTATGGGGTTCCTTTGATGGTTCTAGTGTGGACAGCTCTGTCATTCGGTGTACCCGGAAAAGTTCCCTCTGGTGTTCCCAGAAGGCTCTACAGCCCTCTTGCTTGGGAATCCACATCTTTACACCATTGGACTGTAGTAAAG ATGGCACAACAAAAGGAGTTCAATCTTAAGAACCCTTCTGCATATCATTATGATATCTTATTGCTAGCTTTCATG ACTTTGCTTTGTGGATTGCTTGGGTTACCTCCTTCGAATGGTGTCCTTCCACAGTCCCCCATGCACACTAAAAGCCTTGCTGTTCTTGAAAGGCAG TTGATGCGAAGGAAGATGGTGGAGAGCGCCAAGGAAAGCATAAGGCAGAATGCTAGCAACTCTGAAGTCTATGGCAAGATGCAATCTGTGTTCATAGAAATGGACAACAGTCAAGTTATACTTCCTCCG ATTACTTCAGTGGTTCAAGAGCTGGAAGACTTGAAGGAAGTGGTAATGAAAGGTGAAAATGCAAAGGATACATTTGATCCCGAGAAGCACATTGATGCTCACCTGCCTGTCCGAGTTAATGAGCAGAGAGTGAGTAATCTCTTACAGTCACTCATGGTGGCAGCATCAGTTTTCGCTATGCCTGCAATAAAGAAGATACCTACATCAGTACTTTGGGGATACTTTGCTTTCATGGCCATAGACAGTCTTCCTGGGAACCAGTTTTGGGAAAGGATGCTCCTTCTTTTCATATCACCTGGACGGCGGTACAA GGTCTTGGAAGGAGTTCATGCTTCCTTTGTGGAGTCAGTACCATTTAAATACATAGCCATGTTTACAATCTTCCAATTCGTATACTTCCTGGTCTGTTTCGGTATAACATGGATTCCTATAGCTGGAATCTTGTTCCCTTTGCCATTCTTCCTTCTCATCAGTATAAGGCAGCATATTCTCCCCAAGCTTTTTGCGAAGCATCATTTGCAGGAACTGGATGCAGCTGAGTATGAGGAAGTCACTGGTGCCCCAAGAGTTTCTATCAGCCTATCTTTCAAT GAAAGGGATGCACCACATATTGGAAATGGGGATAGGGGAGTGGAGATGTGTGATGCTGAGATATTAGATGAACTGACAACAAGCAGAGGGGAGTTGAAGGTTAGAACCGTTAGCTTCAGTGAGGAGAAACGCGACCAG gTTTATCCAGAGGATAAGCAATTAGAGTGA
- the LOC115989618 gene encoding boron transporter 4-like isoform X1, which produces MENLRAPFRGIGNDVRGRLQCYKQDWTSGLRSGIGILAPTTYIFFASALPVIAFGEQLSRDTDGSLSTVDTLASTAICGIIHAILGGQPLLILGIAEPTVIMYTYLYNFAKGREDLGRGLFLAWAGWVCVWTALLLFLLAIFNACTVINKFTRIAGELFGMLIAVLFIQEAIKGMASEFEVPKAEDPKSVKYQFQWLYTNGLLGIIFTFGLLYTALKSRKARSWWYGTGWFRSFIADYGVPLMVLVWTALSFGVPGKVPSGVPRRLYSPLAWESTSLHHWTVVKDMGKVSPAYIFAAFIPAVMIAGLYFFDHSVASQMAQQKEFNLKNPSAYHYDILLLAFMTLLCGLLGLPPSNGVLPQSPMHTKSLAVLERQLMRRKMVESAKESIRQNASNSEVYGKMQSVFIEMDNSQVILPPITSVVQELEDLKEVVMKGENAKDTFDPEKHIDAHLPVRVNEQRVSNLLQSLMVAASIFAMPAIKKIPTSVLWGYFAFMAIDSLPGNQFWERMLLLFISPGRRYKVLEGVHASFVESVPFKYIATFTIFQFVYFLVCFGITWIPIAGILFPLPFFLLISIRQHILPKLFAKHPLQELDAAEYEEVTGAPRVSISLSFNERDAPHIGNGDRGVAMCDAEILDELTTSRGELKVRTVSFSEEKHGQVYPEDKQLE; this is translated from the exons ATGGAGAACTTGAGAGCTCCCTTCAGGGGTATTGGAAATGACGTCAGAGGAAGATTACAGTGTTACAAACAAGATTGGACAAGCGGTCTTCGTTCTGGAATTGG GATATTGGCCCCAACCACCTACATCTTCTTTGCTTCTGCTCTGCCTGTCATTGCCTTTGGTGAGCAACTAAGCAGAGATACAG ATGGTAGCTTGAGCACCGTTGATACTTTAGCTTCTACTGCTATTTGTGGTATCATACATGCGATTCTTGGAGGACAACCTCTTTTAATATTGGGAATTGCAGAACCAACTGTTATTATGTACACATATTTGTATAACTTTGCTAAAGGAAGGGAAGATTTGGGACGCGGACTCTTCTTGGCTTGGGCTGGATG GGTTTGTGTTTGGACAGCTCTCTTGCTGTTTCTTCTTGCAATATTCAATGCTTGCACAGTCATCAATAAATTTACGAGGATTGCAGGCGAACTGTTTGGCATGCTGATTGCTGTTCTCTTTATACAAGAGGCTATCAAG GGAATGGCAAGTGAGTTTGAAGTTCCCAAAGCTGAGGACCCAAAGTCAGTGAAGTATCAATTTCAGTGGCTTTACACAAATGGATTACTGGGAATCATATTTACTTTTGGCCTTCTCTACACTGCTTTAAAGAGCAGAAAAGCGAGGTCATGGTGGTATGGCACAG GGTGGTTTAGAAGCTTCATTGCAGACTATGGGGTTCCTTTGATGGTTCTAGTGTGGACAGCTCTGTCATTCGGTGTACCCGGAAAAGTTCCCTCTGGTGTTCCCAGAAGGCTCTACAGCCCTCTTGCTTGGGAATCCACATCTTTACACCATTGGACTGTAGTAAAG GACATGGGCAAGGTTTCTCCAGCATACATCTTTGCAGCCTTTATTCCTGCTGTGATGATTGCAGGGCTTTACTTTTTTGACCACAGTGTTGCTTCACAGATGGCACAACAAAAGGAGTTCAATCTTAAGAACCCTTCTGCATATCATTATGATATCTTATTGCTAGCTTTCATG ACTTTGCTTTGTGGATTGCTTGGGTTACCTCCTTCGAATGGTGTCCTTCCACAGTCCCCCATGCACACTAAAAGCCTTGCTGTTCTTGAAAGGCAG TTGATGCGAAGGAAGATGGTGGAGAGCGCCAAGGAAAGCATAAGGCAGAATGCTAGCAACTCTGAAGTCTATGGCAAGATGCAATCTGTGTTCATAGAAATGGACAACAGTCAAGTTATACTTCCTCCG ATTACTTCAGTGGTTCAAGAGCTGGAAGACTTGAAGGAAGTGGTAATGAAAGGTGAAAATGCAAAGGATACATTTGATCCCGAGAAGCACATTGATGCTCACCTGCCTGTCCGAGTTAATGAGCAGAGAGTGAGTAATCTCTTACAGTCACTCATGGTGGCAGCATCAATTTTTGCTATGCCTGCAATAAAGAAGATACCTACATCAGTACTTTGGGGATACTTTGCTTTCATGGCCATAGACAGTCTTCCTGGGAACCAGTTTTGGGAAAGGATGCTCCTTCTTTTCATATCACCTGGACGGCGGTACAA GGTCTTGGAAGGAGTTCATGCTTCCTTTGTGGAGTCAGTACCATTTAAATACATAGCCACGTTTACAATATTCCAATTCGTATACTTCCTGGTCTGTTTCGGTATAACATGGATTCCTATAGCTGGAATCTTGTTCCCTTTGCCATTCTTCCTTCTCATCAGTATAAGGCAGCATATTCTCCCCAAGCTTTTTGCGAAGCATCCTTTGCAGGAACTGGATGCAGCTGAGTATGAGGAAGTCACTGGTGCTCCAAGAGTTTCTATCAGCCTATCTTTCAAT GAAAGGGATGCACCACATATTGGAAATGGGGATAGGGGAGTGGCAATGTGTGATGCTGAGATATTAGATGAACTGACAACAAGCAGAGGGGAGTTGAAGGTTAGAACCGTTAGCTTCAGTGAGGAGAAACACGGCCAG GTTTATCCAGAGGATAAGCAATTAGAGTGA
- the LOC115991817 gene encoding boron transporter 4-like isoform X3, which yields MENLRAPFRGIGNDVRGRLQCYKQDWTSGLRSGIGILAPTTYIFFASALPVIAFGEQLSRDTEPTVIMYTYLYNFAKGREDLGRGLFLAWAGWVCVWTALLLFLLAIFNACTVINKFTRIAGELFGMLIAVLFIQEAIKGMASEFEVSKAEDPKSVKYQFQWLYINGLLGIIFTFGLLYTALKSRKARSWWYGTGWFRSFIADYGVPLMVLVWTALSFGVPGKVPSGVPRRLYSPLAWESTSLHHWTVVKDMGKVSPAYIFAAFIPAVMIAGLYFFDHSVASQMAQQKEFNLKNPSAYHYDILLLAFMTLLCGLLGLPPSNGVLPQSPMHTKSLAVLERQLMRRKMVESAKESIRQNASNSEVYGKMQSVFIEMDNSQVILPPITSVVQELEDLKEVVMKGENAKDTFDPEKHIDAHLPVRVNEQRVSNLLQSLMVAASVFAMPAIKKIPTSVLWGYFAFMAIDSLPGNQFWERMLLLFISPGRRYKVLEGVHASFVESVPFKYIAMFTIFQFVYFLVCFGITWIPIAGILFPLPFFLLISIRQHILPKLFAKHHLQELDAAEYEEVTGAPRVSISLSFNERDAPHIGNGDRGVEMCDAEILDELTTSRGELKVRTVSFSEEKRDQVYPEDKQLE from the exons ATGGAGAACTTGAGAGCTCCCTTCAGGGGTATTGGAAATGACGTCAGAGGAAGATTACAGTGTTACAAACAAGATTGGACAAGCGGTCTTCGTTCTGGAATTGG GATATTGGCCCCAACCACCTACATCTTCTTTGCTTCTGCTCTTCCTGTCATTGCCTTTGGTGAGCAACTAAGCAGAGATACAG AACCAACTGTTATTATGTACACATATTTGTACAACTTTGCTAAAGGAAGGGAGGATTTGGGACGCGGACTCTTCTTGGCTTGGGCTGGATG GGTTTGTGTCTGGACAGCTCTCTTGCTGTTTCTTCTTGCAATATTCAATGCTTGCACAGTCATCAATAAATTTACAAGGATTGCAGGCGAACTGTTTGGCATGCTGATTGCTGTTCTCTTTATACAAGAGGCTATCAAG GGAATGGCAAGTGAGTTTGAAGTTTCCAAAGCTGAGGACCCAAAGTCAGTGAAGTATCAATTTCAGTGGCTTTACATAAATGGATTACTGGGAATCATATTTACTTTTGGCCTTCTCTACACTGCTTTAAAGAGCAGAAAAGCGAGGTCATGGTGGTATGGCACAG GGTGGTTTAGAAGCTTCATTGCAGACTATGGGGTTCCTTTGATGGTTCTAGTGTGGACAGCTCTGTCATTCGGTGTACCCGGAAAAGTTCCCTCTGGTGTTCCCAGAAGGCTCTACAGCCCTCTTGCTTGGGAATCCACATCTTTACACCATTGGACTGTAGTAAAG GACATGGGCAAGGTTTCTCCAGCATACATCTTTGCAGCCTTTATTCCTGCTGTGATGATTGCAGGGCTTTACTTTTTTGACCACAGTGTTGCTTCACAGATGGCACAACAAAAGGAGTTCAATCTTAAGAACCCTTCTGCATATCATTATGATATCTTATTGCTAGCTTTCATG ACTTTGCTTTGTGGATTGCTTGGGTTACCTCCTTCGAATGGTGTCCTTCCACAGTCCCCCATGCACACTAAAAGCCTTGCTGTTCTTGAAAGGCAG TTGATGCGAAGGAAGATGGTGGAGAGCGCCAAGGAAAGCATAAGGCAGAATGCTAGCAACTCTGAAGTCTATGGCAAGATGCAATCTGTGTTCATAGAAATGGACAACAGTCAAGTTATACTTCCTCCG ATTACTTCAGTGGTTCAAGAGCTGGAAGACTTGAAGGAAGTGGTAATGAAAGGTGAAAATGCAAAGGATACATTTGATCCCGAGAAGCACATTGATGCTCACCTGCCTGTCCGAGTTAATGAGCAGAGAGTGAGTAATCTCTTACAGTCACTCATGGTGGCAGCATCAGTTTTCGCTATGCCTGCAATAAAGAAGATACCTACATCAGTACTTTGGGGATACTTTGCTTTCATGGCCATAGACAGTCTTCCTGGGAACCAGTTTTGGGAAAGGATGCTCCTTCTTTTCATATCACCTGGACGGCGGTACAA GGTCTTGGAAGGAGTTCATGCTTCCTTTGTGGAGTCAGTACCATTTAAATACATAGCCATGTTTACAATCTTCCAATTCGTATACTTCCTGGTCTGTTTCGGTATAACATGGATTCCTATAGCTGGAATCTTGTTCCCTTTGCCATTCTTCCTTCTCATCAGTATAAGGCAGCATATTCTCCCCAAGCTTTTTGCGAAGCATCATTTGCAGGAACTGGATGCAGCTGAGTATGAGGAAGTCACTGGTGCCCCAAGAGTTTCTATCAGCCTATCTTTCAAT GAAAGGGATGCACCACATATTGGAAATGGGGATAGGGGAGTGGAGATGTGTGATGCTGAGATATTAGATGAACTGACAACAAGCAGAGGGGAGTTGAAGGTTAGAACCGTTAGCTTCAGTGAGGAGAAACGCGACCAG gTTTATCCAGAGGATAAGCAATTAGAGTGA
- the LOC115989618 gene encoding boron transporter 4-like isoform X2 yields MENLRAPFRGIGNDVRGRLQCYKQDWTSGLRSGIGILAPTTYIFFASALPVIAFGEQLSRDTDGSLSTVDTLASTAICGIIHAILGGQPLLILGIAEPTVIMYTYLYNFAKGREDLGRGLFLAWAGWVCVWTALLLFLLAIFNACTVINKFTRIAGELFGMLIAVLFIQEAIKGMASEFEVPKAEDPKSVKYQFQWLYTNGLLGIIFTFGLLYTALKSRKARSWWYGTGWFRSFIADYGVPLMVLVWTALSFGVPGKVPSGVPRRLYSPLAWESTSLHHWTVVKMAQQKEFNLKNPSAYHYDILLLAFMTLLCGLLGLPPSNGVLPQSPMHTKSLAVLERQLMRRKMVESAKESIRQNASNSEVYGKMQSVFIEMDNSQVILPPITSVVQELEDLKEVVMKGENAKDTFDPEKHIDAHLPVRVNEQRVSNLLQSLMVAASIFAMPAIKKIPTSVLWGYFAFMAIDSLPGNQFWERMLLLFISPGRRYKVLEGVHASFVESVPFKYIATFTIFQFVYFLVCFGITWIPIAGILFPLPFFLLISIRQHILPKLFAKHPLQELDAAEYEEVTGAPRVSISLSFNERDAPHIGNGDRGVAMCDAEILDELTTSRGELKVRTVSFSEEKHGQVYPEDKQLE; encoded by the exons ATGGAGAACTTGAGAGCTCCCTTCAGGGGTATTGGAAATGACGTCAGAGGAAGATTACAGTGTTACAAACAAGATTGGACAAGCGGTCTTCGTTCTGGAATTGG GATATTGGCCCCAACCACCTACATCTTCTTTGCTTCTGCTCTGCCTGTCATTGCCTTTGGTGAGCAACTAAGCAGAGATACAG ATGGTAGCTTGAGCACCGTTGATACTTTAGCTTCTACTGCTATTTGTGGTATCATACATGCGATTCTTGGAGGACAACCTCTTTTAATATTGGGAATTGCAGAACCAACTGTTATTATGTACACATATTTGTATAACTTTGCTAAAGGAAGGGAAGATTTGGGACGCGGACTCTTCTTGGCTTGGGCTGGATG GGTTTGTGTTTGGACAGCTCTCTTGCTGTTTCTTCTTGCAATATTCAATGCTTGCACAGTCATCAATAAATTTACGAGGATTGCAGGCGAACTGTTTGGCATGCTGATTGCTGTTCTCTTTATACAAGAGGCTATCAAG GGAATGGCAAGTGAGTTTGAAGTTCCCAAAGCTGAGGACCCAAAGTCAGTGAAGTATCAATTTCAGTGGCTTTACACAAATGGATTACTGGGAATCATATTTACTTTTGGCCTTCTCTACACTGCTTTAAAGAGCAGAAAAGCGAGGTCATGGTGGTATGGCACAG GGTGGTTTAGAAGCTTCATTGCAGACTATGGGGTTCCTTTGATGGTTCTAGTGTGGACAGCTCTGTCATTCGGTGTACCCGGAAAAGTTCCCTCTGGTGTTCCCAGAAGGCTCTACAGCCCTCTTGCTTGGGAATCCACATCTTTACACCATTGGACTGTAGTAAAG ATGGCACAACAAAAGGAGTTCAATCTTAAGAACCCTTCTGCATATCATTATGATATCTTATTGCTAGCTTTCATG ACTTTGCTTTGTGGATTGCTTGGGTTACCTCCTTCGAATGGTGTCCTTCCACAGTCCCCCATGCACACTAAAAGCCTTGCTGTTCTTGAAAGGCAG TTGATGCGAAGGAAGATGGTGGAGAGCGCCAAGGAAAGCATAAGGCAGAATGCTAGCAACTCTGAAGTCTATGGCAAGATGCAATCTGTGTTCATAGAAATGGACAACAGTCAAGTTATACTTCCTCCG ATTACTTCAGTGGTTCAAGAGCTGGAAGACTTGAAGGAAGTGGTAATGAAAGGTGAAAATGCAAAGGATACATTTGATCCCGAGAAGCACATTGATGCTCACCTGCCTGTCCGAGTTAATGAGCAGAGAGTGAGTAATCTCTTACAGTCACTCATGGTGGCAGCATCAATTTTTGCTATGCCTGCAATAAAGAAGATACCTACATCAGTACTTTGGGGATACTTTGCTTTCATGGCCATAGACAGTCTTCCTGGGAACCAGTTTTGGGAAAGGATGCTCCTTCTTTTCATATCACCTGGACGGCGGTACAA GGTCTTGGAAGGAGTTCATGCTTCCTTTGTGGAGTCAGTACCATTTAAATACATAGCCACGTTTACAATATTCCAATTCGTATACTTCCTGGTCTGTTTCGGTATAACATGGATTCCTATAGCTGGAATCTTGTTCCCTTTGCCATTCTTCCTTCTCATCAGTATAAGGCAGCATATTCTCCCCAAGCTTTTTGCGAAGCATCCTTTGCAGGAACTGGATGCAGCTGAGTATGAGGAAGTCACTGGTGCTCCAAGAGTTTCTATCAGCCTATCTTTCAAT GAAAGGGATGCACCACATATTGGAAATGGGGATAGGGGAGTGGCAATGTGTGATGCTGAGATATTAGATGAACTGACAACAAGCAGAGGGGAGTTGAAGGTTAGAACCGTTAGCTTCAGTGAGGAGAAACACGGCCAG GTTTATCCAGAGGATAAGCAATTAGAGTGA
- the LOC115991817 gene encoding boron transporter 4-like isoform X1, whose protein sequence is MENLRAPFRGIGNDVRGRLQCYKQDWTSGLRSGIGILAPTTYIFFASALPVIAFGEQLSRDTDGSLSTVETLASTAICGIIHAILGGQPLLILGIAEPTVIMYTYLYNFAKGREDLGRGLFLAWAGWVCVWTALLLFLLAIFNACTVINKFTRIAGELFGMLIAVLFIQEAIKGMASEFEVSKAEDPKSVKYQFQWLYINGLLGIIFTFGLLYTALKSRKARSWWYGTGWFRSFIADYGVPLMVLVWTALSFGVPGKVPSGVPRRLYSPLAWESTSLHHWTVVKDMGKVSPAYIFAAFIPAVMIAGLYFFDHSVASQMAQQKEFNLKNPSAYHYDILLLAFMTLLCGLLGLPPSNGVLPQSPMHTKSLAVLERQLMRRKMVESAKESIRQNASNSEVYGKMQSVFIEMDNSQVILPPITSVVQELEDLKEVVMKGENAKDTFDPEKHIDAHLPVRVNEQRVSNLLQSLMVAASVFAMPAIKKIPTSVLWGYFAFMAIDSLPGNQFWERMLLLFISPGRRYKVLEGVHASFVESVPFKYIAMFTIFQFVYFLVCFGITWIPIAGILFPLPFFLLISIRQHILPKLFAKHHLQELDAAEYEEVTGAPRVSISLSFNERDAPHIGNGDRGVEMCDAEILDELTTSRGELKVRTVSFSEEKRDQVYPEDKQLE, encoded by the exons ATGGAGAACTTGAGAGCTCCCTTCAGGGGTATTGGAAATGACGTCAGAGGAAGATTACAGTGTTACAAACAAGATTGGACAAGCGGTCTTCGTTCTGGAATTGG GATATTGGCCCCAACCACCTACATCTTCTTTGCTTCTGCTCTTCCTGTCATTGCCTTTGGTGAGCAACTAAGCAGAGATACAG ATGGTAGCTTGAGCACCGTTGAAACTTTAGCTTCTACTGCTATTTGTGGTATCATACATGCGATTCTTGGAGGACAACCTCTTTTAATATTGGGAATTGCAGAACCAACTGTTATTATGTACACATATTTGTACAACTTTGCTAAAGGAAGGGAGGATTTGGGACGCGGACTCTTCTTGGCTTGGGCTGGATG GGTTTGTGTCTGGACAGCTCTCTTGCTGTTTCTTCTTGCAATATTCAATGCTTGCACAGTCATCAATAAATTTACAAGGATTGCAGGCGAACTGTTTGGCATGCTGATTGCTGTTCTCTTTATACAAGAGGCTATCAAG GGAATGGCAAGTGAGTTTGAAGTTTCCAAAGCTGAGGACCCAAAGTCAGTGAAGTATCAATTTCAGTGGCTTTACATAAATGGATTACTGGGAATCATATTTACTTTTGGCCTTCTCTACACTGCTTTAAAGAGCAGAAAAGCGAGGTCATGGTGGTATGGCACAG GGTGGTTTAGAAGCTTCATTGCAGACTATGGGGTTCCTTTGATGGTTCTAGTGTGGACAGCTCTGTCATTCGGTGTACCCGGAAAAGTTCCCTCTGGTGTTCCCAGAAGGCTCTACAGCCCTCTTGCTTGGGAATCCACATCTTTACACCATTGGACTGTAGTAAAG GACATGGGCAAGGTTTCTCCAGCATACATCTTTGCAGCCTTTATTCCTGCTGTGATGATTGCAGGGCTTTACTTTTTTGACCACAGTGTTGCTTCACAGATGGCACAACAAAAGGAGTTCAATCTTAAGAACCCTTCTGCATATCATTATGATATCTTATTGCTAGCTTTCATG ACTTTGCTTTGTGGATTGCTTGGGTTACCTCCTTCGAATGGTGTCCTTCCACAGTCCCCCATGCACACTAAAAGCCTTGCTGTTCTTGAAAGGCAG TTGATGCGAAGGAAGATGGTGGAGAGCGCCAAGGAAAGCATAAGGCAGAATGCTAGCAACTCTGAAGTCTATGGCAAGATGCAATCTGTGTTCATAGAAATGGACAACAGTCAAGTTATACTTCCTCCG ATTACTTCAGTGGTTCAAGAGCTGGAAGACTTGAAGGAAGTGGTAATGAAAGGTGAAAATGCAAAGGATACATTTGATCCCGAGAAGCACATTGATGCTCACCTGCCTGTCCGAGTTAATGAGCAGAGAGTGAGTAATCTCTTACAGTCACTCATGGTGGCAGCATCAGTTTTCGCTATGCCTGCAATAAAGAAGATACCTACATCAGTACTTTGGGGATACTTTGCTTTCATGGCCATAGACAGTCTTCCTGGGAACCAGTTTTGGGAAAGGATGCTCCTTCTTTTCATATCACCTGGACGGCGGTACAA GGTCTTGGAAGGAGTTCATGCTTCCTTTGTGGAGTCAGTACCATTTAAATACATAGCCATGTTTACAATCTTCCAATTCGTATACTTCCTGGTCTGTTTCGGTATAACATGGATTCCTATAGCTGGAATCTTGTTCCCTTTGCCATTCTTCCTTCTCATCAGTATAAGGCAGCATATTCTCCCCAAGCTTTTTGCGAAGCATCATTTGCAGGAACTGGATGCAGCTGAGTATGAGGAAGTCACTGGTGCCCCAAGAGTTTCTATCAGCCTATCTTTCAAT GAAAGGGATGCACCACATATTGGAAATGGGGATAGGGGAGTGGAGATGTGTGATGCTGAGATATTAGATGAACTGACAACAAGCAGAGGGGAGTTGAAGGTTAGAACCGTTAGCTTCAGTGAGGAGAAACGCGACCAG gTTTATCCAGAGGATAAGCAATTAGAGTGA